The Corynebacterium confusum genome has a window encoding:
- a CDS encoding HNH endonuclease signature motif containing protein — translation MTATTAMDTLKAAHSIFADGIQYLGLCRQLSLPALKAVMSDVAAAAHHRACQTFFGHTSFTRKQAAARKAAATQGHHLDTLLVLDSAFRRVRHKGHAWAMLIELCNTPGTTTQLRRLANQKVLELNRPAPPAEGVRVTRRKDGPSTFSVTGDPELVENLWASIKTIPDVEALFSGGLEKQPKATHVVIPLPDWARILAGDGDEITLQLTNGTTMTGADYVRQCLLDAGLATLVDPRRGPVNQYRYQRHASPKQKDMAKAETTTCAWPNCRKPADECQVHHIHPWADGGETNQENLTLLCEFHNSWNDDDPAYPRHGRVNRRHGHITWDPPWSSG, via the coding sequence ATGACAGCAACGACAGCCATGGACACATTGAAAGCAGCACACTCTATCTTCGCGGACGGGATCCAGTATTTGGGCCTGTGCCGCCAGCTGAGCCTGCCTGCCTTGAAGGCTGTCATGTCGGATGTTGCCGCGGCCGCGCACCACCGTGCCTGCCAAACCTTCTTCGGGCACACGTCCTTTACCCGCAAGCAGGCCGCCGCGAGGAAAGCGGCCGCCACCCAGGGACACCACCTCGACACCCTGCTGGTGCTCGATAGTGCCTTCCGCCGGGTGCGCCACAAAGGCCACGCGTGGGCCATGCTCATCGAACTGTGCAACACCCCCGGCACCACCACACAGCTAAGACGCCTAGCCAACCAGAAAGTCCTGGAACTTAACCGCCCGGCCCCACCCGCCGAGGGCGTGCGCGTGACCCGCCGCAAGGATGGACCGAGTACTTTTTCTGTCACCGGGGACCCGGAACTGGTGGAAAACCTCTGGGCCTCAATTAAAACCATCCCGGATGTCGAGGCCTTGTTCAGTGGAGGCCTGGAGAAGCAGCCGAAGGCCACCCACGTGGTCATCCCACTGCCCGACTGGGCGAGAATCCTTGCCGGTGATGGGGATGAGATCACCCTGCAGCTAACCAACGGCACCACCATGACCGGGGCCGACTACGTCCGCCAATGTTTGTTGGACGCGGGCCTGGCCACGCTGGTGGACCCTAGGCGCGGCCCGGTCAACCAGTACCGCTACCAGCGCCACGCCTCACCCAAGCAGAAGGACATGGCCAAAGCCGAGACCACCACCTGCGCGTGGCCGAACTGTAGGAAACCAGCCGACGAGTGCCAGGTCCACCACATCCACCCCTGGGCCGACGGCGGTGAGACCAACCAGGAGAACCTGACACTACTGTGCGAGTTCCACAATTCATGGAACGATGACGACCCCGCCTACCCCAGACACGGCAGGGTCAACCGAAGACACGGCCACATCACCTGGGACCCGCCCTGGAGCAGCGGCTGA
- a CDS encoding sulfite exporter TauE/SafE family protein, with product MTALLLIALGGAAAQLVDGGIGMGFGVTSTTILIFLAGLGPAQASAVVHTAELGTTLVSGISHWRFGNIDWKTVVRLAVPGSIAAFAGATVLSSLSLDAAAPITSTILFAVGLNLVWRFSRGRVTRKLTETPHSTPFLLGLGSVGGFVDATGGGGWGPVTTSTLLSLGKQQPRRIVGTVNTAEFLVTLGATLGFVVGLWDDLVANAAAVVALLVGGCLTAPVAAWLISRLNPIVLGGFVGTAIVLLNVGTIVGGAENAFGFTMPTALTVALYLALAAGGVALTLRGRRRARANRQAAADQAPPVETTDPVPAPSSR from the coding sequence TTGACGGCATTACTCTTGATCGCGCTGGGCGGCGCGGCTGCCCAGCTGGTCGATGGCGGCATCGGCATGGGCTTCGGCGTGACGTCCACGACCATCCTCATCTTCCTGGCTGGCCTCGGGCCGGCGCAGGCTTCCGCCGTCGTGCACACCGCGGAGCTGGGCACCACGCTGGTCTCCGGGATCAGCCACTGGCGCTTCGGCAATATCGACTGGAAGACCGTCGTGCGCCTGGCGGTGCCGGGCTCGATTGCGGCGTTTGCCGGCGCGACGGTGCTCTCCAGCCTTTCGCTGGACGCTGCGGCCCCGATTACCTCGACCATTCTCTTCGCCGTCGGTCTGAATCTGGTCTGGCGTTTTTCCCGCGGGCGGGTCACGCGCAAGCTCACCGAGACCCCGCATTCCACCCCGTTCCTGTTGGGTCTGGGCTCGGTCGGCGGCTTCGTCGATGCCACCGGCGGCGGAGGCTGGGGACCCGTCACGACGTCCACGCTGCTGTCGTTGGGCAAGCAGCAGCCGCGGCGCATCGTGGGCACGGTCAACACTGCGGAGTTTTTGGTCACCCTCGGCGCCACCCTGGGCTTCGTGGTGGGCCTGTGGGATGACCTGGTCGCGAACGCGGCCGCTGTCGTGGCGCTGTTGGTCGGCGGCTGCCTGACCGCCCCGGTCGCGGCGTGGCTGATTAGCCGGCTAAACCCCATCGTGCTGGGCGGTTTTGTGGGCACCGCGATCGTGCTGCTCAACGTCGGCACCATCGTGGGCGGGGCGGAGAACGCCTTTGGCTTCACGATGCCCACCGCCCTCACCGTCGCCCTCTACCTCGCGTTGGCCGCCGGGGGAGTGGCCCTGACCCTGCGGGGCCGTAGGCGCGCCCGCGCCAACCGGCAGGCCGCCGCCGACCAGGCGCCGCCCGTGGAGACCACCGATCCCGTGCCGGCGCCTTCCAGTCGCTAG
- a CDS encoding CbiX/SirB N-terminal domain-containing protein gives MPNRALITLAHGSRRAGAAAGIERLTAAAARWAGVSLAAAAHLEFNDPDLTGAAVRLRNRGADEAVVVPLLFTPGYHQRVDYPAGLADAHAATGLPLKAAPGLGTGADLCRRVGPALPGR, from the coding sequence ATGCCTAACCGCGCCCTTATCACCCTTGCCCACGGTTCGCGCCGGGCGGGGGCGGCCGCCGGCATCGAGCGCCTTACAGCCGCCGCCGCTCGCTGGGCCGGTGTGTCCTTGGCCGCCGCCGCGCACCTGGAGTTCAACGACCCGGACCTGACCGGCGCCGCCGTCCGCCTGCGCAATCGCGGGGCCGACGAAGCCGTCGTCGTGCCGCTGCTATTTACGCCCGGATACCACCAGCGCGTGGACTACCCGGCCGGGCTCGCCGATGCCCACGCAGCCACCGGGCTCCCCCTCAAGGCAGCCCCTGGCCTGGGCACGGGCGCGGATCTTTGCCGACGTGTTGGCCCCGCGCTGCCCGGCAGGTAG